In a genomic window of Amphiprion ocellaris isolate individual 3 ecotype Okinawa chromosome 11, ASM2253959v1, whole genome shotgun sequence:
- the LOC111586587 gene encoding putative stoned B-like protein: MSSKIIFYEDRNFQGRYYECDTDCPDMHPHFSRCNSIKVESGCWVLYEKPNYSGYQYVLTRGEYADYQRWMGYNDTIRSCRTFSYTSEGPYRIRIYERPNFQGQMMEFSDDCESVQDHFRSRDIYSCNVMDGYWTLYEHPGYRGRQYFMKPGEYRKFSDWGATCASTGSFRRITDFYPPAGPSSPPAGPSSSPAGPSSPPAGPSSPPAGPSSSPPGPPSPPPGPPSPPPGPPSPPAGPSSPPAGPPSPPPAPPSPPPAPPSPPPGPPSPPPEELHWFLLEAAQSQQQQKKKTPTSSSSSSMGKIIFYEDRNFGGRHYECMSDCADLHSMFDRCRSIRVENGMFMVYDRPGFTGNQFFVRRGEYSDYMSMTSMNDCVRSCRMIPPHSGSFRLRLFEHFDMAGEMMELTDDCPNLTDRFRNSNFNSCNVDGHWLLYEQPSYRGRHYYLRPGDYRSFSEWNAISSRIGSVRRLMDL; encoded by the exons ATGAGCAGTAAG atcaTCTTCTACGAGGACAGGAACTTCCAGGGCCGCTACTATGAGTGCGACACCGACTGTCCCGACATGCATCCTCACTTCAGCCGCTGCAACTCCATCAAGGTGGAGAGCGGCTGCTGGGTTCTGTACGAGAAGCCCAACTACAGCGGCTACCAGTACGTTCTGACCCGCGGAGAGTACGCCGACTACCAGCGCTGGATGGGCTACAACGACACCATCCGGTCCTGCAGAACCTTCTCCTAC ACCAGCGAGGGTCCGTACCGTATCCGGATCTACGAGCGGCCCAACTTCCAGGGCCAGATGATGGAGTTCAGCGACGACTGCGAGTCGGTTCAGGATCACTTCCGCAGCCGCGATATTTATTCCTGCAACGTGATGGACGGATACTGGACGCTGTACGAGCACCCGGGCTACCGCGGCCGCCAGTACTTCATGAAGCCCGGAGAGTACCGCAAGTTCAGCGACTGGGGGGCCACCTGCGCCTCCACCGGGTCCTTCCGCCGGATCACCGACTTCTA CCCTCCTGCTGGTCCTTCTAGTCCTCCAGCGGGTCCTTCTAGTTCTCCTGCTGGTCCTTCTAGCCCTCCTGCTGGTCCTTCTAGTCCTCCAGCGGGTCCTTCTAGTTCTCCACCAGGTCCTCCTAGTcctcctcctggtcctcctagtcctcctcctggtcctcctAGCCCTCCAGCGGGTCCTTCTAGTCCTCCAGCGGGTCCTCCtagtcctcctcctgctcctcctagtcctcctcctgctcctcctagTCCTCCACCAGGTCCTCCTAGTcctcctcctg AAGAGCTTCACTGGTTCCTGCTGGAAGCTGCACAGAGTcaacaacagcagaagaagaagactcCT accagcagcagcagcagcagcatggggAAG ATCATCTTCTACGAGGACCGGAACTTCGGCGGTCGTCACTACGAGTGTATGAGCGACTGCGCCGACCTGCACTCGATGTTCGACCGCTGCCGGTCCATCCGGGTGGAGAACGGCATGTTCATGGTCTACGACCGGCCGGGCTTCACCGGAAACCAGTTCTTCGTGAGGAGGGGCGAGTACTCGGACTACATGAGCATGACCAGCATGAACGACTGCGTCAGGTCCTGTCGCATGATCCCTCCG CACAGCGGCAGCTTCAGGTTGAGGCTCTTTGAACACTTCGACATGGCTGGTGAGATGATGGAGCTGACCGATGACTGTCCAAACCTCACGGACCGATTCCGCAACTCCAACTTCAACTCGTGCAACGTGGACGGACACTGGCTGCTCTACGAACAGCCCAGCTACAGGGGGCGCCACTACTACCTGAGGCCCGGAGACTACAGGAGCTTCAGCGAGTGGAACGCCATCAGCTCCAGGATTGGCTCCGTCAGGCGCCTCATGGACCTCTAA